A window of Mycolicibacterium holsaticum DSM 44478 = JCM 12374 genomic DNA:
TTGTCGAACTCCTCGAGCACCGCAGCCAGTTCGATGTCCTCGGACATCGCGTCCATGACGGAGTAGGGCACCCAACGCTCGTCACGCGCCGCGCGCCGCTTGCGTCGCCGCGCCTTTTTCGCGTCCGTCCGCCGTGACAACTAACTCAGCGCCTGGTCGATGTCGGCGATCAGATCGTCAGTGTCCTCCAGCCCCACCGAGATTCGCACCACCCCGTCGCCGAGGCCGATCGCCGCCCTGCCCTCGGGGCCCATCGCGCGGTGGGTGGTGGTGGAGGGGTGGGTGACCAGCGACTTGGCGTCGCCCAGGTTATTGGATATGTCGACCAGTTGCAGCTTGTCGAGTACCTCGAACGCGCGCTGTTTGGCCGTGGCTGGATTGCCGGCACCGCCGGCGCCTGCGAGCTCGAACGTGATGACAGTGCCGCCGCCGGTCATCTGCCGCTTGGCCAGGTCGTACTGCGGATGGGATTCCAGGAACGGGTATCGCACCCAGCTGACGGCGGGATGATTCTCGAGGAACTCGGCGATCCGCTGCGCCGACGTGTTCTGGTAATCCACCCGAACCGACAACGTCTCCAACCCTTTCAGCAGCGTCCAGGCGTTGAACGCGCTGATCGCCGGGCCGGTGTGCCGCATCAGCTTCTGCACCGGTTCATCGATGTAGGCCTTGTCCCCCAGGATCGCCCCGCCGAGGACGCGGCCCTGCCCGTCGATGTGTTTGGTGGCCGAATACACCACGACGTCGACCCCCAACGGAAAACCCTGCTGCAGGATCGGCGTCGCGAACACGTTGTCCAGCACCACTTTTGCACCCGCTGCGTGGGCCAGGTCGCACACCGCGGCGATGTCGACCAACGACTGCATCGGGTTCGACGGGGTCTCGAAGAACACCGCCGTGGTCGGGACCGACAGCGCCTCTTCCCACTGGGACAGGTCCTCACCGTCGACGAAGACCGTCTCCACCCCCCATCGCGGCAGGATCTCGTTGCACACCACAAAGCACGACCCGAACAGGCTGCGCGCGGCGACCAGACGGTCACCGGCGCCCAGCAGCGCCCCCAGCGACGTGAACACCGCCGCCATCCCGGTGGCCGTCGCAAAGCACGCGGGCGCACCTTCGATCAGGCGCAGCCGCTCCTCGAACATCGAGATGGTCGGGTTCCCGTAGCGGGAGTACACGTAGCGGTCGATCTCACCGGTGAACGACTTCTCGGCCTCGGCGGCCGACGCGTAGACGTATCCCGACGTCAGGTATATCGGCTCGGCGGTTTCTTCGAACTGCGAGCGCAGCAGCCCCCCGCGCACCCCGATGGTGGCCTGGCCGACGCCGTTGGGCAGTTCGGCTGGGCGGCGCACCGACGGCACCTCGTCGTGGTCGGTGTCGGGGCCGCTCATGACTGCGTCCAGGGCAGGCCGACCGCCTTCCAGCCGCTCCTGCCGCGGTGTCTGTGCTCGTCGAGGTGGCCCTCGAACCCGTCGAGCACGTTGTAGGACGGCGCGATGCCGGCTGCGGTGGCGGCCTCGGCCGCGCCGATCGAGCGGTTACCCGAGCGGCACAGGAACACCACCGGGCGGTTGCCTGCGTCGCCGATCTGTTGGACGAGGTCGTCGACGAACGCCTCGTTGTGAGTTCCGTCCGTGCGGTTCCACTCGATGAACACGACATCGCGCTGCAGCGTGGCAAGATCGGGAACCCCGACGAAGTGCCACTCGGCCGCGGTGCGACAGTCCACCAGTACCGCCTCTGGGTCGTCGGTCAGCAGCGCCCAGGCCTCCTGCGGTGTGATGTCTCCGGCATAGCTCACGGACCGAAGTGTCCCACAGCTACCTGGGGCCAGCTGAACAGACCTTCCATGCCCCGTCTTCGCGGACAAAGTTCATGTTCACACTGGTTTTGGCGTCCGGCGCCTTGTCGAAGTGGTAGGTCACCTTGGCGCTGGCGCGGTCGCCCTGCACTGTGACATCGGTGACGTCGTCGACAAACCGCTCACCGCGCGAATCGACCGAATTCCGTTGACCGGCAAGCAGGTCAGCTTCGGTACCCCGCTCGGCAGCACAGGTGTAGGAACCGAAATCGGCGTAACTCTGCCGCTGCAGCGCATCGTTTTGGCCGACCGCCGCGCGGGCGACCTGAGCCTCGGCGGACGGCTCGTCGTCGCCCAGCAGATTGAACAGAGCGATTCCGACCACGACGAGCACGAAGACCCCCAGCGCCGCCAGGAACGGCGTCATCGTCGGCCGGTCGGCCGGGGTGGGCTCGGACATGGCTACCAGAGCCCCCGCAGCGCGGTCGTGACGCGCTTGGCGCGGTCGCGCGCCACGATCGGATCGGCGGCGGTTGCCATCGCCACCCCCAGACGGCGCGGCGTCTCGCCGTCGTCGGGCCGGTTGAACAACCGCACGTCGCTTTCGGCCACGGTCAGCGCATCGGCGAGCACGATCTGCGGATCAACGCCGGTGCCGGCGGTCGATTCGGCGCCGGCGTAGGTTACTTCCGCGGCGGCCGGAGAGATCATGATGGTGTCCACCGGTAGGCCGAGGATCGCGCGGGCGTGCAGTTCGAACTCCGAAAGTCGTTGCGAGCGCAGCGTCACCAGTCCGCTGTCGTGCAGACGCGGCCGCACGCTGTCGAAGTACACCTCGTCACCGCGCACCAGCAGTTCGACGCCGAACACGCCGCGCCCGCCCAGCGAGTTGACGATGCGCGCAGCGATCGACTTCGCGACGTCCAGCGCCGCCGACGGCATCGGCTGCGGCTGCCAGCACTCCAGCACACCCCCGTCGACCTGGCGGTGCCCGATCGGCTCGCAGAAGTGCACGACCGGCCCCGTCGGACCGGTCGTCCGAACGGTCAGCAGCGTGACCTCGAAGTCGACGTCGACGATCGTCTCGGCCATCACCCGGTTGTGCGGGATCCTTCCGGCCACGACGGCGCGCTGCCAGGCCGGCTCGACATCCTCGGCCCGCAACAGCACCGACTCACCGTCGCCCGCCGCCGCAAAAACGGGCTTGACCAGCAGCGGAAAACCGGCGTGCTGGGCCACCGCGGTCAACTCATCGACCGAGCCGGCAAACCAGAACGGCGCGGTCGGCAGACCCAGTTCATCGGCGGCCAGCCGGCGCAGACCCTCCCGGTCCAGTGCGAGCCGGGTGCTGCGCGGGGTGGGGAACACTTCCACGTCGCCGCGCTCGGCGACGGCGATCAACGCATCCGCGGCGATCAGTCCGGCCTCGGCCACGATGTAGCGCGGGCTCTCCTTCTCGATCAGCGCGGTCAGCGCGTCGGCGTCGTTCATCTGGGCGACGACGGACCGATCGGCTACCCCGTGCGCGGGCGCGTCGGCGTAGCGGTCCACAGCGATGACGTCGGCGCCCAGCCGCTGAAACGCCAGCGCCAACTCACGGCCCAGCTCCCCGGCGCCGAGCAGCATCACCGTCGAGTTCGCCGCTGCTGCGGACCCGTCGGCTGCGTCGTCCTGCGTCGTGTCACTCATCGCGATGTCCAGCCTGCCAGATGAACGGTTCGGCGGGCTCATGCCCGTCTCTGAGATATTGGAGAGATGTCGCGGCGCGTGTCCTGGGTATTGGCAGTGCTCGTGGTCGCACTCTCCGGCGTCCTGATGGCCCTGATCGGCAGTGACGACTCCAGCGGGCGCTCGCCGGTGCCGGTACCCGACTCCGCCGAGTCCGCCCGCGTCGACGCGCTGCGCACGCAGTTCCCCGGAGGGGACAGCGCACCGGCGATCATCGTCGTCACCCGCACCGACGGCGCCGCGCTGAGCCCGGCCGACGTCGACGCCGTCGACCGGAAATGGCCCGCTCAGGTTTCCGAAGACGGCCAGGCCGCGCTGGCAGCCGTGCCGCTGGACTCCAACCTGTCCGGCTTCGAGCTCAACGACGCGGTCAAACAGCTGCGCGGCGACGCCGCGGCCGGGCTGCCGCCGGATCTGCGCGCCGAGGTCACCGGCGGCCCGGCGTTCGGCGCCGATATCGCGAACTCGTTCTCGGGTGCCAACATCACGCTGCTCGCGGTGACGGCCGCCGTCGTCGCGCTGCTGTTGATCATCACCTACCGCTCGCCGGTGCTGTGGCTGGTGCCGTTGGCCGTGATCGGGTTCGCCGACCGGGTGGCCGCGGTGCTGGGCACCGCCGTGGCTCAGGCCGTCGGCATGAGCCCGGACGGGTCGACGTCGGGCATCACCAGCGTGCTGGTGTTCGGCGCCGGCACCAACTACGCATTGCTGCTCATTTCCCGGTATCGAGAGGAATTGGGCCGCAACGAGAACCACCGAGAGGCGTTGGCCGTCGCGGTGCGCCAGGCCGGGCCGGCGATCCTGGCGAGCAACGCGACCGTGGTGCTGGCGCTGCTGACGCTGGTGTTCGCTTCGTCGCCGAGCGTGCGCAGCCTCGGCGTGCAGGCCGCGGCGGGTCTGATCGTCGCGGCGGTGTATGTGCTGCTGGTACTGCCGCCGCTGCTGGGGCTGTTCGGCAGGCGGCTGTTCTGGCCGTTCGTCCCCCAGCTGGGCGCCAAACCCCTTACCGACAGCGGGGTCTGGCACCGTATCGCCGAATCGGTGGCCCGCCGTCCCGGCCGCGTCGTCGCGGTGTCCATCGCGGGGCTGGCGCTGTTGTGCATCGGGGTGTGGAACACGCCGGTCGGCCTCTCGCAGACCGAACAGTTCCGGGTGCAGGCCGAGTCCGTCACCGGATACGAGCGGTTGTCAGAACACTTCCCCAGCGGCCTGACCGATCCCACGCACGTCGTCGCTCCCACCGCACGGGCCGCCGAGGTCGAACGCGCGATCACCGACACCCCCGGGGTGGTGTCGGTGACACCGGCGGGCCAAAGCCCCTCCGGGCTCACGCAGTGGTCGGTGGTGCTCGACGCCGAACCGGCCTCCGACGCGGCGTTCAACATCATCGACGATCTTCGCGGCTCGGTGAGCGCGGTGGACGACGACGCGTTGGTCGGCGGCTCGGATGCCACCGCGCGGGACGCCAGCGCCGCGGCGGGCCATGACCGGCTGGTCGTGATACCTGCGATCCTGGTCGTGGTGCTGGCGGTGCTGTACGTGCTGTTGCGGTCGGCGCTGGCGCCGCTGGTCCTGGTGGCGGTGACGGTGCTCAGCGCGCTGGCCGCGCTCGGCCTGGGCGGCTGGGCCAGCGTGCACCTCTTCGGTTTTCCCGCGCTGGACAACACCGCGCCGCTGTTCGCGTTCCTGTTCCTGGTGGCACTCGGCGTGGACTACACGATCTTCCTGGTCACCCGTGCGCGCGAAGAGACCCCCGAGCACGGCACCCGCGACGGCATCGTGCGTGCCGTTTCGGCCACCGGCGCCGTCATCACCAGCGCCGGGATCGTGCTGGCGGCGGTGTTCTGCGTCCTTGGGGTGTTGCCGCTGATCGTGTTGACCCAGGTGGGCATCATCGTCGGGCTCGGCATCCTGCTGGACACTTTCCTGGTGCGCACGGTGATCATCCCGGCGTTGTTCACGCTGATCGGCCCGCGCATCTGGTGGCCTGCTCCGTGGGTCAAGGAGTCGGACGCCCACTCTCCGGCCCGACGGGACAAATCGCACAGATAGTGCGAGTAAAAGCGTCCAAAACGTCGATCTCGGGGCCAACGACGCCTCGCGGGTACCGTCGAGAACATGACCGAAACCGTCGCGGTACCGCCGCTGCACATGCGCCGCGACGGGTTCGACCCGACGCCGGCGTTGCGGGAGATCCGGCAGAGCGCCGGGGTGTCGGTCTCGACCAACTCGCTCGGCATGCGGGTCTACCTGGTCACCCGCCACGACGACGTCAAGGCCGTGCTGTCGGACCACGAACGGTTCTCCAACACCCGCCCGGCCGGCTTCGTGCTGCCCGGCGCGCCAACGCTTTCCGAGGAGGAGTTGGCCAAGGCCCGCTCCGGTAACCTGCTGGGCCTCGACCCGCCCGAGCACCAGCGGCTGCGCCGCATGCTCACCCCGGAGTTCACCATCCGCAGGATGAAGCGCCTGGAGCCGCGCATCGCCCAGATCGTCGATCAGCAGCTCGACGCGATGGCAAAAGCCGGTCCGCCCGTCGACCTGGTGGACGCCTTCGCGCTGCCGATCCCCTCGCTGGCGATCTGCGAGTTGCTCGGAGTGCCCTACGGCGACCGCGCCGAATTCCAACAGCGCAGCGCACGTCAACTCGACCTGTCCATCCCCATCGCCGAACGGGTGGACCTGCAGCGGCAGAGCCGCGCCTACATGGGCTCGCTGGTGGAGCATGCCCGGCGAAATCCCGGCGATGACATCCTGGGCATGCTGGTGCGCGAACACGGCGCCGAACTCACCGACGACGAACTCGTCGGTATCGCCAGCCTGCTGCTGCTGGCCGGCCACGAGACCACGTCGAACATGTTGGGGCTGGGCACATTGGCCCTGCTGCGCCATCCCGAACAGCTGGCCGCGGTGCGCGACGACCCGACCGCGGTCGCGCCCGCGGTGGAGGAGCTGATGCGCTGGCTGTCGATCGTGCACAACGCGATCCCGCGGTACACCACCACCGACGTCGAAGTGGCCGGGGTGCCGATCCCGGCGGGCGAACTCGTCTTCGTCTCACTGCCTGCAGGCAATCGCGACCCCGATTTCATCGACTCGCCCGAGGTGCTCGACATCCGGCGCGGCGCGATCGGGCATCTCGGGTTCGGCCACGGGGTTCATCACTGCCTCGGCGCGCCGCTGGCCCGGATGGAGATGCGCATCGCGTTTCCCGCGCTGCTGCGCCGGTTTCCGACGCTGGAGTTGGCCGAGGATTTCGCGGATGTCCAGTTCCGGTCATTTCACTTCATCTACGGTCTGAAGTCGTTGAGGGTGGCATGGAGATGAGCAAGTGAGAGTTCAAGCGGATCGCGAGGTGTGCATCCAGGCGGGTAACTGCGTGATGGTCGCCGACGCGGTGTTCGATCAGGACGACGACGGCATCGTGGTGGTGCTCGTCGACGCGGACGGCGGAGCCGTCCAGACCGGCGAGGTGCCCGAGGACCAACTGCACAACGTCGAAGAAGCCGTCAAGCTGTGTCCGTCACAAGCGCTCCGGCTCGTCGAGTGAGCAGCAGCACGCTGACGAACAGCACCCACAGCGGGAACGCCAGCACCAGCCACATGGAGGTGTCGCTGGCCACCAGGATGCCGACCGCGGCAAGGTAAGTGGCGACCACCAGCCAGCGTGGCATCAGGTTGGTCTTCAGCCAGATGGTGGCCAGCGTGATCATGAACACCGCCGCCATCCGCAACCCGTACGTCTTGGCGAACGCGAGCATCAGCTCGTGGGCGAACTCGGCCGTCTCGCCGTTGCCGTGTGCGGCAGCCATATTCGTCGCCGACGCGGCGAACATCATTGCCAGGAACAGCAACCCGCTGCCGATGAACACGGTCGAGAAGAACTTGTCCTCGAAGCCGCCGAAGCCGTCGCGCACCACACCGATGAACCACAGAAACGCGATGCCCGCGAACGGCATCAGGATCGCGGCCACCCGGGCCCGCGCATCGCCGCCGTCGGGCACGCCAGTGCGCATCAACACGATCACGGTGGTGAACAGCACCGCGAA
This region includes:
- a CDS encoding O-succinylhomoserine sulfhydrylase, encoding MSGPDTDHDEVPSVRRPAELPNGVGQATIGVRGGLLRSQFEETAEPIYLTSGYVYASAAEAEKSFTGEIDRYVYSRYGNPTISMFEERLRLIEGAPACFATATGMAAVFTSLGALLGAGDRLVAARSLFGSCFVVCNEILPRWGVETVFVDGEDLSQWEEALSVPTTAVFFETPSNPMQSLVDIAAVCDLAHAAGAKVVLDNVFATPILQQGFPLGVDVVVYSATKHIDGQGRVLGGAILGDKAYIDEPVQKLMRHTGPAISAFNAWTLLKGLETLSVRVDYQNTSAQRIAEFLENHPAVSWVRYPFLESHPQYDLAKRQMTGGGTVITFELAGAGGAGNPATAKQRAFEVLDKLQLVDISNNLGDAKSLVTHPSTTTHRAMGPEGRAAIGLGDGVVRISVGLEDTDDLIADIDQALS
- a CDS encoding rhodanese-like domain-containing protein encodes the protein MSYAGDITPQEAWALLTDDPEAVLVDCRTAAEWHFVGVPDLATLQRDVVFIEWNRTDGTHNEAFVDDLVQQIGDAGNRPVVFLCRSGNRSIGAAEAATAAGIAPSYNVLDGFEGHLDEHRHRGRSGWKAVGLPWTQS
- a CDS encoding nuclear transport factor 2 family protein yields the protein MTPFLAALGVFVLVVVGIALFNLLGDDEPSAEAQVARAAVGQNDALQRQSYADFGSYTCAAERGTEADLLAGQRNSVDSRGERFVDDVTDVTVQGDRASAKVTYHFDKAPDAKTSVNMNFVREDGAWKVCSAGPR
- the purT gene encoding formate-dependent phosphoribosylglycinamide formyltransferase, translated to MSDTTQDDAADGSAAAANSTVMLLGAGELGRELALAFQRLGADVIAVDRYADAPAHGVADRSVVAQMNDADALTALIEKESPRYIVAEAGLIAADALIAVAERGDVEVFPTPRSTRLALDREGLRRLAADELGLPTAPFWFAGSVDELTAVAQHAGFPLLVKPVFAAAGDGESVLLRAEDVEPAWQRAVVAGRIPHNRVMAETIVDVDFEVTLLTVRTTGPTGPVVHFCEPIGHRQVDGGVLECWQPQPMPSAALDVAKSIAARIVNSLGGRGVFGVELLVRGDEVYFDSVRPRLHDSGLVTLRSQRLSEFELHARAILGLPVDTIMISPAAAEVTYAGAESTAGTGVDPQIVLADALTVAESDVRLFNRPDDGETPRRLGVAMATAADPIVARDRAKRVTTALRGLW
- a CDS encoding MMPL family transporter; amino-acid sequence: MSRRVSWVLAVLVVALSGVLMALIGSDDSSGRSPVPVPDSAESARVDALRTQFPGGDSAPAIIVVTRTDGAALSPADVDAVDRKWPAQVSEDGQAALAAVPLDSNLSGFELNDAVKQLRGDAAAGLPPDLRAEVTGGPAFGADIANSFSGANITLLAVTAAVVALLLIITYRSPVLWLVPLAVIGFADRVAAVLGTAVAQAVGMSPDGSTSGITSVLVFGAGTNYALLLISRYREELGRNENHREALAVAVRQAGPAILASNATVVLALLTLVFASSPSVRSLGVQAAAGLIVAAVYVLLVLPPLLGLFGRRLFWPFVPQLGAKPLTDSGVWHRIAESVARRPGRVVAVSIAGLALLCIGVWNTPVGLSQTEQFRVQAESVTGYERLSEHFPSGLTDPTHVVAPTARAAEVERAITDTPGVVSVTPAGQSPSGLTQWSVVLDAEPASDAAFNIIDDLRGSVSAVDDDALVGGSDATARDASAAAGHDRLVVIPAILVVVLAVLYVLLRSALAPLVLVAVTVLSALAALGLGGWASVHLFGFPALDNTAPLFAFLFLVALGVDYTIFLVTRAREETPEHGTRDGIVRAVSATGAVITSAGIVLAAVFCVLGVLPLIVLTQVGIIVGLGILLDTFLVRTVIIPALFTLIGPRIWWPAPWVKESDAHSPARRDKSHR
- a CDS encoding cytochrome P450 gives rise to the protein MTETVAVPPLHMRRDGFDPTPALREIRQSAGVSVSTNSLGMRVYLVTRHDDVKAVLSDHERFSNTRPAGFVLPGAPTLSEEELAKARSGNLLGLDPPEHQRLRRMLTPEFTIRRMKRLEPRIAQIVDQQLDAMAKAGPPVDLVDAFALPIPSLAICELLGVPYGDRAEFQQRSARQLDLSIPIAERVDLQRQSRAYMGSLVEHARRNPGDDILGMLVREHGAELTDDELVGIASLLLLAGHETTSNMLGLGTLALLRHPEQLAAVRDDPTAVAPAVEELMRWLSIVHNAIPRYTTTDVEVAGVPIPAGELVFVSLPAGNRDPDFIDSPEVLDIRRGAIGHLGFGHGVHHCLGAPLARMEMRIAFPALLRRFPTLELAEDFADVQFRSFHFIYGLKSLRVAWR
- a CDS encoding ferredoxin, encoding MRVQADREVCIQAGNCVMVADAVFDQDDDGIVVVLVDADGGAVQTGEVPEDQLHNVEEAVKLCPSQALRLVE